The genomic region CAAAACCTCGCAAAAAATCAATGGAACGCAAGGCAACTCACACTTTCATCTGTTGGTCATGTAGGTAAACTCACAACCAAGCattagctcaatatctgaaagctttgCGTCAAAACGTTACGGAAAACTGAAAATttcaaagtccaaggcccattTATTAGCCAAAAATCGATGGATCGGAaagaaactcacacttcatctgtaggttaTGTAAGTTAACTCACAGACCAAAAATCACCTacatatctgaaagcgtttcgaaaaaaaaaaaaactccggaaaagGAAAATTTTCgcagtccaaggcccataactatGCCAAAAAACAATCGACCGGAACGGAACTCACTGTAGGTCATGTAGATTGATTGAcctaccaaaaatcagctaaataactgaaagcgttgcgtaaaaaaaacTTCCGGAAAACGGTTATCATAGAGAAATTTCTAAATCCAAGGATCATTACTTCGTCAAAAAGTACTgaaccggaacgaaactcacagTTCATCTGTagatcatgtaggtagactcacataccaaaaatcagctcaatatctgaaagcgttgcggaAAAAACCCTCCGGAAAAaggttattatagagaaatttTCTTAGTCCAAGGCCCAAAACTTCGCAAAAAATCACTGAACcgaaacgaaactcacacttcatctgtaggtcatttaagtagactcacataccataaattagctcaatatctgaaagcgttgcgtaaaaaaaacTCCGGAAACCGGAATGCCGGAGGGACGGATGGACCGAGGGACGGATAGTGCATATGCTACAGGCCACCCTTCCGGGGGCATACACATAAATATAAGTGTATCAGTATATCAACGTCTTTGCTTATGATAAGTATTTAATAACCTAATTTGAGCTGAGCGCGAGttaattttgaatgaaataacatCGGGTGATTAATCTAGAATTTTAGCGACAAAGAGATCCCGGTTTCGATCCCCTTTCAGAGAACGTTATCAATAACAGAtaccaataattttattttacccATCGACTCAAGAGTCTCTCAATAAGCATCGTGCATTCGATGCATCCGagttaaaatagaaatgttttATCTACTCATTACAATATAAAATTTGCGTTTGTTGAACAATAGCTTTCACGTGTAGTATCGTTTACTCGTAAATCGTGCCCGGTGTCATGatgataaaaatattgtttaggtCCACAAGGATCTTTCATTTCTATGATTCtaaaattatgttatacataAGATGTATTACATAATGAACGAGCCGGTAAGAATGACATTGAAATACTTCAGGCGTGTCGTAAACAAATTTTAAGTTTGTAGGCACACACACCACGAATAAAATATCCAATAATTGTATATCCCTACCTACTGGCTTCGGTTAATCCCCAGTGAAATTGCGATCCTCGCGTATAGTGAATGAAATAAATCCGGCGAACAAATAATTGTCAATTAAAACGCACAAGATATACGAATAGTTACCGGCAATAAACTATTCTCCTTATAACACGGATAAGCTCAAGTTTAcgcagaaaaaaacacacacacataaacatCCGATGAGCTTTCTGACTGTCTCCACTGTTTTTATACTTCAGTACGAAAATGAAATTGCACATTCACACCTTGAACACACCCAAGTTTCTATCGATGCGGTCTCCCATTGAAGACTCTCCGGGTCGACACGGGTCAATAGTAAAATGTTCCGCATAGTGAATAACGGCTTTCACAGACGAAAGCTCTATGATGGATATGTATAGGCAAACATCTCTAGTATATGAAACATATCTAAATATTTTACCTAAATCATTAAGAGCATATGTTAGTAGATTACGTTTATCTGTAcaccctttgagaattcaaacggGTAGATACGCTAGAAATGTAGAGGAAAGATCTGTAAGACACTGCATGTTCTGTGTTTTAAATgacattgaggatgaatatcattttgtttgtgtatgccctatgtataatgattttagaaaaaatacataaaacaactattatatcaaaccatctgtttataaatatttgactttGTTAAAAACGGAGGATAAAAAATGGAACTTATTAATCTGTCACTGTTTGTCAAAAACGCGCTATCTATACGATCAAGACTGATAAATGATATGTCATAATATATTTATCTCCTGTATActtataatgtatgtaatatattaccaactgcatttgtaacaatcttattttaaaaaccaCGAGTTTTGCTCTCTGTGGTTTTTGTGTGTATCTAACATATTTtttctgcttatttatttttttgtataaaatcacgtgacaatatatatatgtgcgattgtatatatatagccgatgtactttgtataagtcttgaataaaaaatctgtctgtctgtcacaaaacgaAATCTATTTTTGTTACGCACGGATAACAATTTgagtacccaggatttttttgtCAAACACGTAATATGTAAATACACGCGTTCTTTAGCAATGTCACAATGTACAGTAAACGTTGATGCAAAAAACTCATTATCACTGTAACGATGGTTATGTATGACGACATGTGCGTTTACGTATCACTATGGCAACCTGTAATTCCACGATTGCTATAGCGATAGACGCATTTTACTTCTACACATAACACTGAAAATATAGATCTCTGCTTTCCATGTTCCATCTAGCAATGGAGATACCCGCGTTTTCTTCTTAAGGATGACAAACGCGATGTCCGCCTTTCCCTTATTACGTTGGTAATATAGTTTTACGTGCCCCCATATTCATATCACGATGGTACGGCGCATATCTCTTGTATCCCTTATCTAAATGACAGTGATAATACAGATTCCCTGATCCATACGACGATGACATAGCTTTTCCCTTTTCCATGTAAAGATGACAACGGAGCTGACAGCGTTCCCTTTAATACCCTTATAACGATAATTGGCATGGTCGCGTTCCCCTTAGCTGGAGGTTATGGCGATGACAGTGTTGCCCCTGTTCATATCACGAAGACAATGAATATATTTGCGAATTCATTATCTATGTAACGAGAACAGCAGTGATGACAGCGCTACCCGTGCGATGACAACGGGGATTAGCACCCTGGAGCGCCTAAGGCCGTAACACTGGGCCTACGGGGATTACCGCGTTAACCTTAAAAATCAGTTTATTAACGCGTTAACCTTAATCATATACAGATGACAGCGGGGATTACCGCGTTATCCTTAATCATATACAGTTGACAATAGAGATGACCGCCTTTATAGTATTCATAAGACGATGGTAATTGCGATGACCGCCTCTGTCTTATCTATAGAATCATGAAGCCGGCAACGACTGTGTTACCGCCATCCAAAATGACGGCGGTCAAACAAGCTTTCCCTTATCCACATCATGATATCAGCAGCGTTGACTGCGTTTATGTTATGCGTAAGTCTACGATAATGGTGATATCCAAAGATCCATCATCAATTGTCGTGGTAATAATGATTGTGTTCGTATTTCTCTTATCCGTAAAGTGCTGGTATTTCAAGTTCAAGCGAAAAATGTGGGATGTGTGTACGCGGACACTAATCGCCAGACTAGGATACTGTTAGCTACATTCCCTGTTGCCGTTGAGTGAACGAAAGCCTTAGGTGAAACTTCGCTAAATTTGCCTATTTTTGCACAATCTGCCAAGTATTTATGCAATTAAAATtagattttaattttattgaaacaGGTTCGAGACAGCATGTTCCATtgcaatgggatttttttttcaaaaataagtgtGTGATGTTACTCCTGCTAGATCATGTTTCAGttttcgggggagggggggggagccACTCTTGAGTAGCACACCTCAAAAGTCCgctaaatacaatttatttgttcaGCTCTATTACAAACTACTGATTGTCGAACGATGAAATTTCTTCATAACATTTCATACAAAATgtaaactaataacaaatgcttGGCTTTTTGCTTACTAGTAATTTCTTTAGTGATTTTAACTTAAAACATAAACATCATaccttaaaattaattaattcacGAATATAGTCGTTTTTTTGTGTTAACTTTAAAATCGATTTTATGAAGTTCCAGTACATCACTTTATAAATATCACACTTCAGGTATAAAATACCACTTTGACAAGTATTTCTGTGACTATAAACAACCGTGATGCAAATAAACCATTTAGTCCCATGTTGCTTTTGCAGTTTGTGATCAAAGGATCAAATAAAATGGGCAAAAGGTCATTTAAAGTTTCACCACTGAACATTCTTTTATCTGTCCACAAACATGTGACAATCCATGAAAATCGTATACATTTCAGAGATTACCGATCTCTACATGTAACCCACAATGTACTGTATTTGCAATCTTTAATGGTTAATATCAACTTTACGCTTACTCTTATTGTAATTTCACCAATCAGCAACACGGATTATGGAGGTGTGATGAACACAGTTCTCATTTTAACTCCAAAAAATTctgattacatttttatttagttATCGAACAATAATTCCAGTTTACTGGAATAGATGCATTAAGTAAATAACTGCTTATATGCTAGTATTACTCATAACAATTGTCAATACAGAATTATGTAACCTCCTCCTTGCAACAGAACAAAATATTCTTACCTTGAGCATCATTACACAGTTGTAAACAATTTACCAACAACCATCACAACATGTCCTTTAAGTTGCAACAAATGTGTACAGAATTTATCTGCATTGCTGTTACAGTCATACGGATTACTCATGTATTCTTACCTAGAGAACCAGACACAATTGTAAACAATTCATAAACAACCGACACAAAAAACTGCAAGTACTAGGAGTGAGTCAAAAGACTCTTTCAAAATGCTGGTCCATGTTCTGGGCAGGCCGAGCCTGCGCACCACCGACCTGGGGCCGGGCCTGGGGTCGGCGCGGTGGCGCCAGATACTCAAACATGGAGGTTGAGTGCTGCGCCAACATTCGGCTCAAGTCCTGTGGTGGCGGGTCCTCCCAGAAAAACGCGTGATCCAAAGCTGAGTCCGAGTCAATACGCTTAGATGGATCAAGGCATAGCAGCTTGTCCAGTAGATCCAAGGCATACTGATCTTTCACGTAGGGTTTTAACCGCTCTTTAACCTTGCGCTTATGGCCATCGGGTATTTCCAGTTTATTGTACATTTCTAATTTTTCACAACCCGGCCACACGTCGGGCTTGATGGAACCGCACAGCTGGCTTATCAGCTGCAGCTGATGCTGCTCCGTCTTGCCCTGCATTATGGGTGACCGCGTCCACATCTCAGCCATGATGCATCCGGCTCCCCAGATGTCAATCGGTGGACCGTAGTTCCTTTCACCGAGAAGAAGTTCAGGAGGTCGATACCACAACGTTACTACCCTGTTTGTGTACTTCGAGATGTGGCTTAATGCTCGAGCAAGTCCGAAGTCCGCCATTTTTAACACCCCGCCCTTGGTTATGAGTATATTCGCGGCCTTCATGTCCCTGTGCAGGATCTTGTTGTGATGGATGTAGTAGAGTCCGTTGAGAAGCTGCTGCATGACACGTTTGATCTCGCCCAGGGAAAACATGACATTGGCATTGCTGAGAAGGCCAGCCAGATCGTGCTCACAGAATTCAAAGATCAGGTAGAAAGTGCTCTTGAATCTGTTGTACGGGGTAGCTAAACAAACAATAATAGTCTAAAGGTGgtttgattgtatttatttatcattcatttaaatataaaagttttgTAAGAAGCATTATTGTTGTTATACGAAATATGTAATTTTGGTTTAATCTGGGACTCACTTAAGAACGAACATACATACCAATCACAATAATTATGTTTCTCAGGGACTGTATATGCTGGGGGCATGAAAACTAAAAtgcataaccctttgcatgctgggaaatttgtcgtctgctaaaatgttgtctgctgaatttctaaaattagcattttctttgatttttttccaaagatgatttaagaatagcaaacagtttggatcctgatgagatacCACGTTCtatggtgtctcatctggatcaaaactgtttgcaaaggccttcaaagttCAGTTCCAGCAATGAAAGGGTTAAATTCAGCTAATCCCCAATGCAACAGCAACAGATACTTTGAAAATTGGCAAATTTAGTTCTTCTTAAATTAAAATTCACAACATGATATATAGTTCCAACAAATGTCATGCTTTTGTTCAAGATCAGTTGCATGATGACATACATGAACAGAACAAAACATGACATACAATTTGAGTTATATAATTTCATGACGAGTTATGAAGTTACAATCCAGAATACTGCATTATGATCGAAACAGACATTTCACCTTCATCATGgtatatttacaacaaatttcAAAAGGTCAATGCACGTATTAAGAGGATGTATCTGTCTTGTGACTTGCTATTAAACAAGCCATTGGATTAATTATAACATACACTTCAAACAACTGACTAGCATAATAAACTGTATATatgggccctgctctgtgaaaaagggggtttaatgcatgtgcgtaaagtgtcgtcccagataagtctgagcagtccgcaccggctgatcagggacgacactttcagctttatgatattgttttgttttaagaaagtctcttcttagcaaaaatcaaatttaggcggaaagtgtcgtcccagattagcctgtgcagactgcacagactaaactgggacaacaatttacagacccctttttctcagagcacggcccatatcaaAGATATTATAATTACAACTACAATCAAACATAACCAGACTTACACACTTTATACTGTCAAACTCAAAGACAGGTTCATTCCAATAGTTTTACCTTTTGTCCTGCAGATCTTAATGAGATTCACGACGTTCTCATGTTTTACCTTTTGTCCTGCAGATCTCAATGAGATTCACGACGTTCTCATGTTTTACCTTTTGTCCTGCAGATCTCAATGAGATTCACGACGTTCTCATGTTTTACCTTTTGTCCTGCAGATCTCAATGAGATTCACGATGTTCTCATGTTTTACCTTTTGTCCTGCAGATCTCAATGAGATTCACGACGTTCTCATGTTTTACCTTTTGTCCTGCAGATCTCAATGAGATTCACGAAGTTCTCATGTTTTTCCTTTTGTCCTGCAGATCTCAATGAGATACACGACGTTCTCATGTTTTACCTTTTGTCCTGCAGATCTCAATGAGATTCACGAAGTTCTCATGTTTTACCTTTTGTCCTGCAGATCTCAATGAGATTCATGACGTTCTCATGTTTTACCTTTTGTCCTGCAGATCTCAATGAGATTCACGAAGTTCTCATGTTTTACCTTTTGTCCTTCAGATCTCAATGAGATTCACGACGTTCTCATGTTTTACCTTTTGTCCTGCAGATCTCAATGAGATTCACAAAGTTCTCATGTTTTACCTTTTGTCCTGCAGATCTCAATGAGATTCACGACGTTCTCATGTTTTAATTGTTGCAAAATCTTGATTTCCCTCAGAGCAGTTATTGGAAACtgaaaagaaaaaacttgttaatttgcaacattaaaaaaataaatatgcctTGAACATaaaggtttaaaaatatatatacctcCACCCGAACTTGCAGCCAAACCATGAAtgtatgaaaatgaaaaaaaaaagattgtttcaatatgtccctgtgaccttgacatttgatttTATTAATCTCAAAAGCAAGAGGCCTAAGGGGTTTTCCTTCCCAAAACTGGCCACAAACTTCTTGCAACATTTACCTGTGATtggttgacctcaaaatcaaagagaattattcttttattttcaaataccGAGCGTATCCATTTGTTTTACTCTGGGTTAAATTGTTCTATTGATTTCACGCAGAAACAAATGgtctgttttaaatttaatttaattcacaatGCTGAACATAATATATAGTATTCTGTCTTACCCCTTCCTTTTCATTTTCCATCAGAACTTTCTTCATCGCCACAACTGCTCTACTCTTTCTATCCCTAGCTTTAAATACTTCCCTTAAATAAgcaaaaaagcattttgttataaataaatgaaacccATGTTTCCTTGAGTTCATTGAGGATTCATTTGCGTAATCAAATTAATGATATAACACACATATTTCAAATCTTTCTTTGGCTTCCGTATGTTATTACCCGTGTTCCTTTTTTACATTGCTGGATAGCGGGATTCAACAAAATGCTGcaatttataaatttagaaataggcttattttttggaaaccttttatgatgatttttttatgggGAAGCTTTTttatggtcaaatttgacttaaGGTAGGGAGACGGGTGTTACAACCCACATGTTGAATTGTGATGGTTCTCATTAATTTCAAATCCATCAAAATTAATATCCACTAATATGCTGCAAAGTTATAGCTGAGACAGGAATATTAGACTGTTTAAGGAAAAAATTGACCTTTATTTGTGGCCTTGACATTTGAAGAAGGGAGAAGGGTGTTTCAAATGACACTTGATCTTATGGCTGTTGAGCTCGTGGAAACTgttcatttcatgcataatatggtcacaacatttattttacttgctaaacgttaaaaaaaatattgttgtatTCATTACACACagctataaatgttttgttgaattattaaatgagcatatttaaatttgaaatccaAACAACGTTACTGAATTTTATTGTTAACGCTAGCTTTAAATAAACAGCGCTTCATGTATAGTGTGTTTCTTTGTCAATAAAAAGCGTACAAAAATTATGATGTCATCATGACATGTACAACATCTAGTGTTGGTGTATTTTATGTTATCAGGACCAGCACATCAGGCATTTACGCATGTTAAGTGGGAAAACCCCTGTCCTGATTGGACATTATTTTGTCAAATCTTTACGAAGTCACATatgcttaaagggactgtcaataacgaatgacgaaaaaagaaaaattctaaaataccgtattttcttttatttttatttaaatttcacgactggtatattacattacttgaaaaatgttcatgATTTCAGTATATTCgttaataaaattttgcgatatgaaatcgaaagtacatcgcaaaataggtgacataacgatataaacactataaaaaacacaagtagattgatcattttatatataaaatatatacaattcactatacatgcacaatttgcattcctgggttttccacgtgacaatgatgattgatctactagcgttatttatagttaactatAGTAGTTACCTGGttgacatacccagtaaaatttattaccaaatatactgaaactaTGAAAAcctaacaacttttttcaagtaatgtaatataccagtcttgatattttaatcaatataaactaataattgtaaaaaatacgatattttacaacttttattttcttcgtcgtcgtggttgacagtccctttaaatttattcgatactaaataaaaaataggccaatgtttgtgtttatgatatTCTTCAGCACTTTTATcctcaatattaaccagaatttgctttttaaaatggaatttaCGGGATAATCGGTTAAAGAATAGCGGCGGGAAAAATCGGGTAGAGAATAGCGACGGGAAaaaagtaagtatgcagtaattgagTCTGGTTGACACAGATGTACTGAGTTATTGATCAAGTAGGGATCATGTGTAACAAAGCCAGAAAGGGTAAAAACACTTTTTATTGATGTTATGAATGACTTTATAGCTCGTTTTTTTTCGTGAATAGTCGTTacgcaacaaataaaaataaatgtttatcaaaCATTTACATATAGAGACCTGCCCTTCCAAACCACCCCTAACGGACCCATGGCTTCTGAAAAAGTCCTGTGGACAGCACTGGTTAGCACTGTTTTTACTGTTTTTTGTTACCTCCCGGACACCTCAAAGTTTATGTGACAATAGACATTACGAAAATATTTTTGCAACAAAAACGATCAATTCAAGCGGAGGtatattataaacatgtaacTACTAGTTTTATAAACAGAAAGTGTTGGCAGATTACCCAAAAGTTCCTTGGCCAATTTTGGCAAGTTTTTCGTATTTTTGAGAGTCCGGACAAAAAGGAAAGTCTAAATCCTCGTGTTTGTAAGGATGTCTCATTGGTCCACCTCCTGCATCGCCATGAGACGTTGATTGTTCGGAgtcatgcatattttatttcgtttttagCGAACACACATGAATGTTCTTTATCTTTTCGTTTCTGAAATAACCGGATCCACATACTACGTCACCAATTCTTGTGTAGAGGTTACATATCACACTTGTTGTAATTCTTATTGTGTCTAATGAAGCTGTATTATCAAATAAAGATTTTCTTTTGTAAGTCTTCGATCTTCATGTCACAAAACAAATAgtatacattttctttaagaaaagTGTTCCATTTTATTATCTTAACACAGGAGTGAAACCGCAGTTAAGTGTACAGTAGGGTGTAGTATTGTTTAATTTGGCATCATACGGATTTTGTCCTTATTTAAGGAAATATTTTGTAAACGTCAAAATCAACTGTGATATTTAATAATGTTGTGTCGAAAATCAGTAAAGCAGTTGTTGTGAATCGGCAAAAAGAATATAAAAACGTATACGTTTCTTGTTTACATGATCTGATATGTCATAATCAACAACCATGTGTTGATATCTTCAACTTCAAAATATCACATAAAGTCTGAACTTGTTTACACTAGTTACCTATACACTGCAAGGCATTTGTGAACATGGGATTCCTTGACAAGTTGGCCAAATTTCTTGGCCTCAGAAACGAAGAGGCAAACATCCTTGTTGTTGGGCTAGACAATAGTGGTAAAACAACCATACTGAATCAATTAAAGAGTGAAGATACTCGTGCTATGGACATTGTACCCACTATTGGCTTTTCAGTTGAGAAGTTCAAATCAAAGTCATTGACTATTACAGCTTTTGATATGTCAGGACAAGGTCGCTACCGTAC from Dreissena polymorpha isolate Duluth1 chromosome 5, UMN_Dpol_1.0, whole genome shotgun sequence harbors:
- the LOC127881658 gene encoding cyclin-dependent kinase 9-like, with the protein product MHDSEQSTSHGDAGGGPMRHPYKHEDLDFPFCPDSQKYEKLAKIGQGTFGEVFKARDRKSRAVVAMKKVLMENEKEGFPITALREIKILQQLKHENVVNLIEICRTKATPYNRFKSTFYLIFEFCEHDLAGLLSNANVMFSLGEIKRVMQQLLNGLYYIHHNKILHRDMKAANILITKGGVLKMADFGLARALSHISKYTNRVVTLWYRPPELLLGERNYGPPIDIWGAGCIMAEMWTRSPIMQGKTEQHQLQLISQLCGSIKPDVWPGCEKLEMYNKLEIPDGHKRKVKERLKPYVKDQYALDLLDKLLCLDPSKRIDSDSALDHAFFWEDPPPQDLSRMLAQHSTSMFEYLAPPRRPQARPQVGGAQARPAQNMDQHFERVF